A genomic window from Arthrobacter sp. FW305-BF8 includes:
- the uidA gene encoding beta-glucuronidase, with product MLKPQANETRELINLDGLYRFKVDFDRAGHRQEWFRSPLATDLEMGVPASYNDVFPDKAIRDHVGYVWYQREVRVPRGWAGERIHIRLDSATHEGMVWVDDVLVAEHTGGYMPFSADITEHVAAGQAFRLTVAVNNELTQATIPPGTITVTEDGRRQQSYLHDFYNYAGLHRSVWLFSTPAVSVEDITVVTGFEGTTGSVDYRIATAGGAGNEDVRVTLRDAAGATVATAEGAAGTLAIDGVVLWQPGAAYLYSLAAEIYDGGRLADTYTLPVGVRTVEVSGKEFLINGEPFYFTGFGMHEDHVTVGKGHSNAQMVNDFQLLDWVGANSFRTSHYPYAEEVMEFADRHGIVVIDETAAVGLHLGFGAVFGGIAKPTYVDGGVDANTAANHRQAITELVARDKNHPSVVIWSIANEPNGSEEGAREYFQPLADLTRELDPTRPVGYVNVMFDTPEKEVLADLFDVLMLNRYYGWYVHNGDLETAEQVLEKELREWEAKYGKPMIMTEYGPDTMPGFHSIYEQPWSEEYQAAFLAMYHRVFDRVDAMVGEQVWNFADFQTYNGIMRVDGNKKGVFTRDRRPKPAAFALRQRWTALAGSKNVTGKTLTNP from the coding sequence ATGCTTAAGCCCCAGGCAAACGAAACCCGAGAGCTGATCAACCTCGACGGCCTCTACCGCTTTAAGGTGGACTTTGACCGGGCCGGGCACCGGCAGGAGTGGTTCAGGTCTCCGCTGGCCACGGACCTCGAAATGGGAGTTCCCGCCAGCTACAACGACGTCTTCCCGGACAAGGCCATCCGCGACCACGTGGGCTACGTCTGGTACCAGCGTGAAGTGCGCGTGCCGCGCGGCTGGGCAGGGGAGCGGATCCACATCCGCCTGGACTCCGCCACCCATGAGGGCATGGTCTGGGTCGACGACGTCCTGGTGGCCGAGCACACCGGAGGCTACATGCCGTTCAGCGCGGACATCACCGAGCACGTCGCGGCCGGGCAGGCGTTCCGGCTCACCGTCGCCGTGAACAACGAACTGACCCAGGCCACCATCCCGCCGGGCACCATCACCGTCACCGAGGACGGCCGCCGGCAGCAGAGCTACCTCCACGACTTCTACAACTATGCCGGCCTGCACCGCAGCGTCTGGCTGTTCAGCACACCTGCCGTCTCCGTTGAGGACATCACCGTGGTGACCGGCTTCGAAGGCACCACCGGCTCGGTGGATTACCGCATCGCCACGGCGGGAGGTGCCGGCAACGAAGACGTGAGGGTCACTCTCAGGGACGCCGCCGGCGCCACGGTGGCCACCGCGGAAGGTGCCGCGGGCACCCTGGCGATTGACGGCGTCGTACTTTGGCAGCCCGGCGCCGCCTACCTCTACAGCCTGGCGGCGGAAATTTACGACGGCGGCCGGCTGGCTGACACGTACACCCTGCCCGTCGGGGTCCGCACCGTTGAGGTCAGCGGCAAGGAATTCCTGATCAACGGCGAGCCGTTCTACTTCACCGGCTTCGGCATGCACGAGGACCACGTGACGGTGGGCAAGGGCCACAGCAACGCCCAGATGGTCAACGACTTCCAGCTCCTGGACTGGGTGGGCGCCAACTCGTTCCGCACCTCGCACTACCCCTACGCCGAAGAGGTCATGGAGTTCGCCGACCGGCACGGCATCGTGGTGATCGACGAAACCGCCGCCGTGGGACTGCACCTCGGCTTCGGCGCCGTATTCGGCGGCATCGCCAAACCCACGTACGTCGACGGCGGTGTGGACGCCAATACCGCGGCCAACCACCGCCAGGCCATCACCGAGCTCGTCGCCCGGGACAAGAACCACCCGTCCGTGGTGATCTGGTCCATCGCCAACGAACCCAATGGCTCCGAGGAAGGCGCCCGCGAGTACTTCCAGCCGCTGGCCGACCTGACCCGCGAGCTGGACCCCACCCGTCCGGTGGGCTACGTCAACGTCATGTTCGATACCCCCGAGAAGGAAGTGCTGGCCGACCTCTTCGACGTCCTCATGCTCAACCGCTACTACGGCTGGTACGTCCACAACGGCGACCTCGAAACCGCCGAGCAGGTCCTCGAGAAGGAACTCCGGGAATGGGAAGCCAAGTACGGCAAGCCCATGATCATGACCGAGTACGGCCCGGACACCATGCCCGGCTTCCACTCCATCTACGAACAGCCATGGAGCGAGGAGTACCAGGCCGCGTTCCTCGCCATGTACCACCGCGTCTTTGACCGGGTGGATGCCATGGTGGGGGAGCAGGTGTGGAACTTCGCGGACTTCCAGACCTACAACGGCATCATGCGCGTGGACGGCAACAAGAAGGGTGTGTTCACCCGGGACCGCCGGCCCAAGCCTGCTGCCTTCGCCCTGCGCCAGCGTTGGACGGCGCTCGCCGGCAGCAAGAACGTCACCGGCAAGACCCTCACCAACCCCTAA
- a CDS encoding FAD-dependent oxidoreductase translates to MESTGCAVVGGGPAGMMLALLLARAGVEVTVLEKHGDFLRDFRGDTVHASTIRLIDELGLGAEFRELPQSRLRNVAFPVPGGGLVTLGNFAALRPPYNYIAMMPQWDFLNFLARAAEQEPTFTLLMEHTATSLMSDGGRVTGVRYLTKDGAEGALRADLVAATDGRHSVLRQAAGLTSKEYPVPFDTWWFKLPRAESEQGEVAGIVPAFGDRAGVIALFRDTYYQMGYFAQKGSGDRIKSEGVERFRERIAALRPDLADRVDAISSLDDLHWLDVRLDRLRRWYVDGLLCIGDAAHAMSPAGGVGINLAIQDAVAAATRLAPALLRGKVTVKDLAAVQRRRQLPTMIIQSVQRFMHRGVFVPLFTGKRSGAPPVMMYLAQHVPVLMRLLPRMIAIGPLPEHAPAFARRVDAGPGKASGTD, encoded by the coding sequence ATGGAGAGTACAGGGTGCGCGGTGGTGGGCGGCGGGCCGGCCGGCATGATGCTGGCCCTCTTGCTGGCACGGGCCGGCGTCGAGGTCACCGTCCTCGAAAAGCACGGCGATTTCCTCCGGGACTTCCGCGGCGACACCGTCCATGCCTCCACCATCCGGCTCATCGACGAACTCGGCCTCGGCGCCGAGTTCCGCGAACTGCCGCAAAGCCGGCTGCGCAATGTCGCCTTCCCCGTGCCTGGCGGCGGCCTGGTCACGCTGGGCAATTTCGCCGCGCTCCGGCCACCGTACAACTACATTGCCATGATGCCGCAGTGGGACTTCCTGAACTTCCTCGCCAGGGCTGCCGAGCAGGAGCCGACGTTCACGCTCCTGATGGAGCACACGGCAACGTCCCTGATGTCCGACGGCGGACGGGTCACTGGTGTCCGCTACCTCACCAAGGACGGCGCCGAAGGCGCACTCCGCGCGGACCTTGTGGCGGCCACGGACGGCCGGCATTCGGTGCTGCGGCAGGCGGCCGGCCTGACGTCGAAGGAATACCCGGTGCCGTTCGACACCTGGTGGTTCAAGCTGCCGAGGGCCGAGTCCGAACAGGGGGAGGTGGCCGGGATCGTTCCGGCCTTCGGTGACCGCGCCGGCGTTATCGCCCTGTTCCGGGACACCTATTACCAGATGGGCTACTTCGCCCAGAAAGGCTCCGGCGACCGCATCAAGAGCGAGGGAGTGGAACGGTTCCGGGAACGCATCGCCGCCTTGCGCCCTGACCTCGCCGACAGGGTCGATGCCATCAGTTCCCTGGACGACCTTCACTGGCTTGATGTCCGGCTGGACCGCCTGCGGCGCTGGTACGTCGACGGGCTGCTGTGCATCGGTGACGCCGCGCATGCGATGTCCCCGGCCGGCGGGGTGGGGATCAACCTAGCCATCCAGGACGCCGTGGCCGCGGCAACCCGGCTCGCCCCCGCGTTGCTGCGGGGCAAAGTCACCGTGAAGGATCTGGCCGCGGTGCAGCGGCGGCGGCAGCTGCCCACCATGATCATCCAGTCTGTCCAGCGCTTCATGCACCGCGGCGTCTTCGTTCCGCTCTTTACCGGCAAGAGGTCGGGAGCGCCGCCGGTGATGATGTACCTCGCCCAGCACGTGCCCGTCCTGATGCGGCTGCTGCCCCGGATGATCGCGATCGGACCCCTGCCCGAGCACGCGCCCGCCTTTGCCCGGCGGGTGGACGCGGGGCCCGGCAAGGCATCCGGCACCGACTAA
- a CDS encoding gluconokinase, giving the protein MSGPGSSGHVPAAGLHVIVMGVSGCGKTTIGDLLARELGAPFLDGDSLHPVENVTKMAAGTPLTDEDRWPWLAIVGRKLAAAGPDGLVLACSALRRSYRDAIREQAPDTVFLHLHGSKEVLTARTEGRTGHFMPPALLASQLATLEPLQVDEAGVVVDIAAPVDAVVEHAMAGLEHLGCRAAS; this is encoded by the coding sequence GTGAGCGGGCCCGGTTCCAGCGGACATGTCCCGGCCGCCGGCCTTCACGTGATCGTCATGGGCGTGTCCGGCTGCGGCAAGACCACTATCGGCGACCTCCTGGCCCGCGAACTGGGGGCCCCGTTCCTCGACGGCGACTCGCTGCACCCGGTGGAGAACGTCACCAAGATGGCCGCAGGCACGCCGCTGACCGACGAGGACCGCTGGCCATGGCTGGCGATCGTGGGCCGCAAACTGGCGGCCGCCGGTCCGGACGGACTGGTCCTCGCCTGCTCGGCGCTGCGGCGCAGTTACCGGGATGCGATCCGGGAACAGGCGCCGGATACGGTGTTCCTGCACCTGCACGGCAGCAAAGAGGTCCTGACCGCCCGGACTGAGGGACGGACCGGCCACTTCATGCCGCCCGCCCTCCTCGCCTCGCAGCTGGCCACCCTCGAACCCTTGCAGGTTGATGAGGCAGGCGTGGTGGTGGACATCGCCGCGCCGGTGGACGCCGTCGTCGAACACGCGATGGCCGGCCTCGAGCACCTGGGCTGCCGCGCGGCGAGCTAG
- a CDS encoding thioesterase domain-containing protein yields the protein MPYEGAAGQTGQQKPPGADAARLLRRAANLKRFSRRTFLTGAGASTVLAADMLFTKRVQEERQVHKILVVEDDFAQSYFPNASWILFPGYKTSWEEAQWILNSLRGSLRLRGQLAAAGYSNLGLDIDQLVIAVIEHVRAHNLTTLYFYGHSFGGMVATQVAARLLELHGVKVELIVLDCSPYSKFDVLDQSWFDGVVFLYESGFRIPSVLRGGYELGERVAHKDERSWRQILDQTLEQLSPIAPSSVLVQTESAYIYHFDATRFAGQIGDTRMAYIGNPRDQTVNYRTARDSWAHTFAANMVTADRQTTGALPAHASPGWNPFVYRPILEDLENEIFPLPGGGGKMTPF from the coding sequence GTGCCATACGAAGGGGCCGCGGGCCAGACCGGCCAGCAGAAGCCGCCGGGCGCAGACGCTGCCCGGCTTCTCCGGCGCGCCGCCAACCTCAAACGCTTCTCCCGCCGGACCTTCCTCACTGGAGCCGGCGCCTCCACTGTCCTCGCAGCCGACATGCTGTTCACGAAGCGCGTGCAGGAGGAGCGGCAGGTCCATAAAATACTCGTGGTCGAGGACGACTTCGCGCAGAGTTACTTTCCGAATGCCAGCTGGATCCTGTTCCCCGGCTACAAGACAAGCTGGGAAGAGGCCCAGTGGATCCTCAATTCGCTGCGCGGGAGCCTCCGGCTGCGCGGCCAGCTCGCGGCGGCCGGGTATTCGAACCTCGGACTGGACATCGACCAGCTGGTCATCGCGGTGATTGAGCACGTCCGGGCACACAACCTCACTACCCTGTACTTCTACGGTCACAGCTTTGGCGGGATGGTGGCTACGCAGGTGGCAGCCCGGCTGCTGGAGCTGCATGGCGTCAAGGTTGAGCTGATCGTGCTCGACTGCAGCCCCTACAGCAAGTTCGACGTCCTGGACCAGAGCTGGTTCGACGGCGTGGTGTTCCTCTACGAAAGCGGGTTCCGGATCCCCTCCGTGCTGCGCGGCGGCTACGAGCTGGGGGAGCGGGTGGCCCACAAGGACGAGCGCTCATGGCGGCAGATCCTCGACCAGACGCTGGAGCAGCTGTCCCCGATCGCACCCTCCAGCGTCCTGGTGCAGACGGAATCCGCCTACATCTACCACTTCGATGCCACGCGCTTTGCGGGCCAGATCGGCGATACCCGCATGGCTTACATCGGAAATCCCCGGGACCAGACCGTCAACTACCGGACGGCCCGTGATTCCTGGGCCCACACGTTCGCCGCCAACATGGTCACGGCCGACCGGCAGACCACGGGCGCACTGCCGGCACACGCCAGCCCGGGCTGGAACCCGTTCGTGTACCGGCCCATCCTCGAGGACCTGGAGAACGAAATCTTCCCGCTGCCCGGAGGCGGCGGAAAGATGACACCGTTCTAG
- a CDS encoding TrmH family RNA methyltransferase, whose translation MTQTPGTPEPQPEPSQPGPNGTPEPKPEVGVGPWEGEWPEGDHWDPDLLTDGDRRNVVDKYRYWKHEAIVADLDAKRHDFHIAIENWQHDLNIGTVVRTANAFLAKEVHIIGRRRWNRRGAMVTDRYQHVRHHPTVEDFVAWAQGEGLAIIGIDIFPDSVPLETYELPQKCVLVFGQEGPGLTPEVHEAAEATLSIEQFGSTRSINAGSAAAIAMHAWVRRHVFGQHV comes from the coding sequence GTGACGCAAACGCCCGGGACACCCGAACCCCAACCAGAACCATCCCAGCCAGGACCGAACGGGACGCCGGAGCCAAAGCCGGAGGTCGGCGTCGGGCCCTGGGAAGGTGAATGGCCGGAAGGCGACCACTGGGATCCGGACCTCCTGACGGATGGCGACCGGCGCAACGTCGTGGACAAGTACCGGTACTGGAAGCACGAGGCGATCGTCGCGGACCTGGATGCCAAACGGCACGACTTCCACATAGCCATCGAAAACTGGCAGCACGACCTCAACATCGGAACCGTGGTGCGCACCGCCAACGCATTCCTCGCCAAGGAGGTCCACATCATCGGACGACGGCGGTGGAACAGGCGCGGGGCGATGGTCACCGACCGCTACCAGCACGTCCGCCACCACCCCACCGTGGAGGACTTCGTGGCCTGGGCGCAGGGGGAGGGCCTGGCCATCATCGGGATCGACATCTTCCCCGATTCCGTCCCGCTGGAGACCTACGAGCTGCCGCAGAAGTGCGTGCTGGTCTTCGGGCAGGAGGGGCCGGGGCTGACGCCCGAAGTGCATGAGGCTGCAGAGGCCACGCTGTCGATCGAGCAGTTCGGGTCCACCCGGTCCATCAACGCAGGCTCGGCCGCGGCGATCGCCATGCACGCCTGGGTGCGCCGGCACGTGTTCGGCCAGCACGTCTAG
- the manD gene encoding D-mannonate dehydratase ManD, with the protein MKIIAAEVFVTSPSRNFVTLRITTEDGVTGIGDATLNGRELAVAAYLKEHVAQLLIGKDPHRIEDTWQFLYRSSYWRRGPVTMAAIAAVDMALWDIKGKLAGMPVYQLLGGASRNGLRAYGHASGSDIPSLFDSVREHLELGYRSVRIQTAVPGIKAVYGVAAQAQASGERYDYEPAGRGAFPVEEDWDTRAYLRHLPTVFEAVRNEFGPELPLLHDGHHRMTPIQAAKLGKALEPYDLFWLEDCTPAENQEALRLVRSHTTTPLAIGEIFNTVYDYQSIIKEQLIDYVRAASTHFGGISPLKKVMDFAAQYQIKSGFHGPTDISPVGFAAQLHVGLAIHNYGIQEYMQHSAATNEVFEQSMTFTDGYLHPGDKPGIGVEFNAEAAAAYPYQQAYLPYNRLVDGTVHDW; encoded by the coding sequence GTGAAAATCATTGCCGCGGAAGTCTTCGTGACCAGCCCATCCCGTAACTTTGTAACGTTGCGGATCACCACGGAGGACGGCGTGACCGGTATCGGTGACGCCACGCTGAACGGGCGTGAGCTTGCGGTGGCGGCGTACCTGAAGGAGCACGTGGCGCAGCTGCTGATCGGGAAGGATCCGCACCGGATTGAGGACACGTGGCAGTTCCTATACCGGTCTTCGTACTGGCGGCGCGGGCCGGTGACGATGGCGGCGATCGCTGCGGTGGACATGGCGTTGTGGGATATCAAGGGCAAGCTGGCGGGCATGCCGGTGTACCAGCTGCTGGGCGGGGCGTCCCGGAACGGGCTGCGCGCCTACGGCCACGCCTCGGGTTCGGATATCCCGTCCCTGTTCGATTCGGTCCGGGAGCACCTGGAACTGGGGTACAGGTCGGTGCGAATCCAGACCGCGGTGCCCGGGATCAAGGCCGTGTACGGGGTGGCGGCGCAGGCGCAGGCCTCCGGCGAACGCTACGACTATGAACCGGCCGGCCGGGGTGCGTTCCCGGTGGAGGAGGACTGGGACACCCGGGCCTACCTGCGCCACCTGCCCACGGTGTTCGAGGCGGTCCGGAACGAGTTCGGCCCGGAACTGCCGCTGCTGCACGACGGGCACCACCGGATGACGCCGATCCAGGCCGCGAAGCTGGGCAAGGCGCTGGAGCCGTATGACCTGTTCTGGCTGGAGGACTGCACTCCGGCGGAGAACCAGGAGGCGCTGCGCCTGGTCCGCTCCCACACCACCACGCCGCTGGCGATCGGTGAGATCTTCAACACCGTGTACGACTACCAGAGCATCATCAAGGAACAGCTGATCGACTACGTCCGGGCAGCGTCCACCCACTTCGGCGGGATCTCGCCGTTGAAGAAGGTCATGGACTTCGCCGCGCAGTACCAGATCAAGTCCGGTTTCCACGGCCCCACGGACATTTCCCCGGTCGGGTTCGCCGCGCAGCTGCACGTGGGCCTGGCGATCCACAACTACGGCATCCAGGAATACATGCAGCACTCCGCGGCGACCAATGAGGTCTTCGAGCAGTCCATGACCTTCACCGACGGCTACCTGCACCCGGGCGACAAGCCCGGCATCGGCGTCGAATTCAACGCCGAAGCCGCGGCCGCCTACCCGTACCAGCAGGCCTACCTGCCCTACAACCGCCTCGTCGACGGAACGGTCCACGACTGGTGA
- a CDS encoding HAD-IIA family hydrolase, with protein sequence MAEADKVKTSAAVYRSGQDIECWLTDMDGVLVHENQAVPGAAELVQRWVDTSKRFLVLTNNSIFTPRDLAARLRASGLEIPEENIWTSALATAQFLKDQVQGSDSGNRAYTIGEAGLTTALHEAGFILTDQNPDFVVLGETRTYSFEAITMAIRLILAGARFIATNPDATGPSKDGPMPATGAIAALITKATGREPYIVGKPNPMMFRSAMNQIDAHSETTAMIGDRMDTDIIAGMEAGLHTVLVLSGITQRDEIASYPFRPNQVLNSVADLKNQI encoded by the coding sequence ATGGCAGAAGCGGACAAGGTAAAGACATCGGCGGCCGTGTACCGCAGCGGCCAGGACATTGAATGCTGGCTCACCGACATGGACGGCGTCCTGGTGCATGAGAACCAGGCCGTTCCCGGGGCCGCGGAGCTGGTCCAGCGCTGGGTGGACACCTCAAAGCGCTTCCTCGTCCTGACCAACAACTCCATCTTCACGCCGCGCGACCTCGCCGCCCGCCTGCGGGCCTCCGGCCTGGAAATCCCTGAGGAGAACATCTGGACGTCGGCCCTGGCCACGGCCCAGTTCCTGAAGGACCAGGTGCAGGGCTCGGATTCCGGGAACCGCGCGTACACCATCGGCGAGGCAGGACTGACGACGGCGCTCCACGAGGCCGGCTTCATCCTCACCGACCAGAACCCCGACTTTGTGGTCCTCGGCGAAACCCGCACGTACTCCTTCGAGGCGATCACCATGGCGATCCGGCTGATCCTCGCCGGGGCGCGTTTCATCGCCACCAACCCGGACGCCACCGGCCCCTCCAAGGACGGTCCGATGCCCGCCACGGGCGCCATCGCCGCCCTGATCACCAAGGCGACCGGACGGGAGCCGTACATTGTGGGCAAACCGAACCCCATGATGTTCCGCTCGGCCATGAACCAGATCGATGCACATTCGGAGACCACCGCGATGATCGGCGACCGCATGGACACCGACATCATCGCGGGCATGGAGGCCGGGCTGCACACCGTCCTGGTGCTCAGCGGCATCACGCAGCGCGACGAAATCGCCTCCTACCCGTTCCGGCCCAACCAGGTGCTGAACTCCGTGGCGGACCTCAAGAACCAGATCTAG
- the uidB gene encoding glucuronide transporter has translation MKKLNKLSIIGYGAGDAANNLAFTTATMFLLVYYTDVAGISAAAAGTLLLAVRIFDAFADVFAGRIVDRTYSKRFGKFRPFIMFGSIPLLLLSVATFSVPQLGESGSLLYAYVTYAALGLAYSLVNIPYGSLAGAMTQDPGDRAKLGSARMIGALLVGSSLGIFVAPLIKPGATNLQATFTALTLVFVVIGAGLYFFTALTAKERVHRAVPNVTFKQSMDTLKGNKPLLMLCLSSFFFLTGYLALTSVQLYYLRDVLGRLDLYPVLSITQLVLTFVLSAFMPRLVRTVGKKRVYIVSSLISAAGGAIVFFTPATQVWIGFSGLVISVTGVLAVSIVVWALEADTVEYGEWKTGVRTEGITYALFSFTRKTGQAVGGALAAYALALGGYKSGAAQTAEAVFGIQVAAGALPAVMTLLAVLVMAKYKLTDTMHAQILADITARRESGDAPKTAGAAVGPVTTTTN, from the coding sequence ATGAAGAAGCTGAACAAGCTCAGCATCATCGGCTACGGCGCCGGCGATGCCGCGAACAACCTCGCTTTCACCACCGCCACCATGTTCCTGCTGGTGTACTACACGGACGTCGCCGGTATCTCGGCGGCAGCGGCTGGCACCCTGCTCCTGGCGGTGCGCATCTTCGACGCCTTCGCCGACGTTTTTGCCGGCCGGATCGTGGACCGTACGTACAGCAAGCGGTTCGGCAAGTTCCGGCCCTTCATCATGTTCGGCTCCATCCCGCTCCTGCTGCTCAGCGTGGCCACTTTCTCGGTGCCGCAGCTCGGTGAGTCGGGCAGCCTGCTTTACGCCTACGTCACCTACGCCGCCCTCGGCCTGGCCTACAGCCTGGTCAACATCCCGTACGGGTCGCTGGCCGGCGCCATGACACAGGACCCGGGGGACCGGGCCAAGCTCGGCTCGGCCCGCATGATCGGCGCACTGCTGGTTGGTTCTTCCCTGGGGATCTTCGTGGCACCGCTGATCAAGCCCGGCGCCACCAATCTGCAGGCAACGTTCACCGCCCTCACACTGGTGTTTGTGGTGATCGGCGCCGGCCTCTACTTCTTCACCGCCCTGACCGCCAAGGAACGGGTGCACCGCGCCGTTCCCAACGTCACCTTCAAGCAGAGCATGGACACGCTCAAAGGCAACAAGCCGCTCCTGATGCTGTGCTTGAGCTCCTTCTTCTTCCTCACCGGCTATCTCGCCCTGACGTCGGTGCAGCTGTACTACCTGCGCGACGTCCTGGGCAGGCTGGACCTGTACCCGGTCCTCTCCATCACCCAGCTGGTTCTCACCTTCGTGCTGTCGGCCTTCATGCCCAGGCTGGTGCGGACCGTCGGCAAGAAGCGCGTCTACATCGTCTCGTCACTGATTTCTGCTGCGGGCGGCGCGATCGTCTTCTTCACCCCGGCCACCCAGGTGTGGATCGGCTTCTCCGGCCTGGTGATCAGCGTGACGGGCGTCCTCGCCGTGAGCATCGTGGTCTGGGCCCTTGAGGCCGACACCGTTGAATACGGCGAATGGAAGACCGGCGTACGCACGGAAGGCATCACCTACGCGCTCTTCTCCTTCACCCGCAAGACCGGCCAGGCGGTGGGCGGAGCGCTGGCCGCCTATGCGCTGGCCCTCGGCGGCTACAAGTCCGGCGCCGCCCAGACGGCCGAGGCCGTGTTCGGAATCCAGGTGGCCGCCGGGGCGCTGCCGGCCGTCATGACCTTGCTGGCCGTGCTGGTCATGGCCAAGTACAAGCTCACGGACACCATGCACGCCCAGATCCTGGCGGACATCACGGCCCGCCGTGAAAGCGGCGATGCCCCCAAAACGGCCGGTGCCGCCGTCGGGCCCGTCACCACGACCACCAACTGA
- the pyrE gene encoding orotate phosphoribosyltransferase: MTSTPDSLSNTAARARLLELIKELAVVRGKVILSSGAEADYYIDLRRITLHHEASKLVGQVMLSLIDDAGIGFECAGGLTMGADPVGTAVMHAATDAGRAVDAFVVRKAQKSYGMGRQVEGPSVDGRKVLVLEDTSTTGGSALTAVEGVRNAGGNVVAVAVIVDRDTGAKEKIEAEAGVPYLYAFSKDELGLS; the protein is encoded by the coding sequence ATGACTTCCACCCCGGACTCGCTTTCCAACACCGCTGCCCGTGCCCGACTTCTGGAACTGATCAAGGAGCTCGCGGTTGTCCGCGGCAAGGTCATCCTGTCCAGCGGTGCCGAGGCCGACTACTACATCGACCTGCGCCGCATCACCCTGCACCACGAGGCCTCCAAGCTCGTTGGCCAGGTCATGCTGTCCCTCATCGACGACGCCGGCATCGGCTTTGAGTGCGCCGGCGGCCTCACGATGGGGGCAGACCCGGTGGGCACCGCCGTCATGCACGCCGCCACCGACGCCGGCCGGGCGGTCGACGCCTTCGTGGTCCGCAAGGCGCAGAAGTCCTACGGTATGGGCCGCCAGGTGGAAGGTCCCTCCGTCGACGGCCGCAAGGTCCTGGTGCTCGAGGACACGTCCACCACCGGCGGCTCGGCCCTGACCGCCGTCGAGGGCGTCCGGAACGCCGGCGGCAACGTCGTCGCCGTCGCCGTCATCGTCGACCGCGACACCGGCGCCAAGGAAAAGATCGAAGCCGAAGCCGGTGTGCCGTACCTGTACGCCTTCAGCAAGGACGAACTCGGCCTGAGCTGA